DNA sequence from the Terriglobales bacterium genome:
CTGAGCTCCTATCAAAGGGAATGGCTGCGCTTCGATCTGGTCGCCGGTCTCACCACGGCGGCCGTGGTCATCCCCAAGGCAATGGCCTACGCCGCCATTGCCGGCCTCCCGCTGGAGGTGGGTCTCTACACCTCACTCATCCCGCTGGTGGTGTACGCCGTGATGGGCACGTCTCGCCCCCTGAGCGTCACGACCTCCTCGACCATAGCGATCATGGCAGTCAGCATCCTCGGCCAGGTGACCTCCGGCGCAGGGCCTGCAGCGCTGCTCTCGGCATCGGCCACATTGTCGCTTCTGGTGGGAGCATTCCTGCTGTTGGCGGGTCTGTTTCGCCTCGGTGCAGTCGCCAACCTCATCTCGGAGCCGGTGCTGACGGGTTTCAAAGCCGGAGTTGGTCTGGTGATCATATTGGATCAGCTTCCCAAGCTCCTCGGGATACACATCACCAAGGCCGGATTCTTCCAGGACATCTGGTCCATCGTCATGCACCTCCCGCACACATCAATCCCGACTCTGATTCTCGGCGTCGTGATGCTGGCCCTCATGCTGGGGCTGGAGCATTTCACGCCCAAGGTGCCGGCGGCACTGGTCACCGTGGCCGTCGGTATCGCCGCCTCGGCATTCTTCGGGCTCGACAAGGCGGGCGTGTCGGTGGTGGGAACGCTGCAGGGGGGATTGCCGTCCTTTGCGCTCCCCGACTTTTCTCTGCTGCAACAGCTCTGGCCGGCAGCGCTCGGTATCGCTCTGATGAGTTTCGTCGAATCGGCTGCGGCGGGTCGCGCCTTCCTGCATAAGGGAGAGTCGGCCCCCAATGCCGACGGTGAACTGGTGGCGACCGGCATGGCAAACCTTGCCGGCAGCTTCTTTCATATCATGCCGGCCGGTGGCGGAACGACGCAGACGGCCGTGAACGATGGCGCGGGAGCTCGCAGCCAGTTGGCAGGGGTTGTGACCGCCGCGGTGGTCATGGCCACGCTGCTCTTCCTCGCCCCGCTCTTTGCCAAGATGCCCCATGCAACGCTGGCCGCCGTCGTCATCGTCGCCAGTATCGGCCTGTGCAGCCCGGCACAGTTCCTCGCCATCCGGCGAATCCGCTACATGGAATATCGGTGGGCGCTCGTCGCCGTGATTGGAGTGGTGCTGCTCGGCACCCTGCAAGGCGTTCTGGTGGCGGTGCTGGTCTCGATGGTATCCCTCATCCACCACGCCAATCTTTATCCTCTCCACGTCCTCGCACGTAAGCCCGGCACCAATGTGTTCCGCCCCCGCACACCGGAGCATCCTGAGGACGAAACCTTCCCCGGGCTGCTGCTGCTGCGGCCTGAAGGTCTGATCTACTTTGGCAATGTCGCCCGCCTTGCTCAGCAGATGATCGAACTGCGCGTCGCGGCTGCCCCGAAGGTGGTGGTCCTGGACCTGGGCGCGGTGGCCAATCTGGAGTTCACGGCGCTCAAGATGCTGATCGACGCCGAGGAGAAACTGCGCAACGAAGGCATCATGCTCTGGCTGGTGGCACTGAATCCCGAGGTGCTCAAGGTTGTCCAGCATTCCGGCCTGGGGGAACGGCTGGGCCGGGAACGAATGTTTTTCACCCTGGAGCAGGCTGTCGAGAACTACCAGAAGGGATCCGCTGCAAGGCCTCACGGTGCCCAGTGAGCGAATGCGCGCTTCTCGGCCCCAAGATGAGCAAAGATCGGTAAGGACACCGCCGGGTGCATGCAGAGCAAGAGCTACTCGATAGGAGTGGCGAATGGGGGAGCGCCCATGGAGGATGACGTGAAGCCCAGCTCGTATTGGTTAAGAGCGGCCTGCTGCATCCTGCTCGCCTACTGTGTGGCTGCCTGCCAGAAGGAGCGCTGGGAGGTGGGGAAGAATTTGCGCGCACGCGACGTCGCCGTAGCCGCCGCCCTCGGTGACACGGGTCAGGCGAGCAGCGCGGACCTCGCGGCTACGGATATTCCGGCAATTCCCTATCCGCAGGCCCTGCGCCCCTGCTGCGCGTTCGGTGCGGATCTGAAAGTGGCGGTCGGCCGGGTGCCAGTGCCCGGCGTCGAGATCGGCAACCTGGTGGGTCCGCAGGACGTCGGCCCGCACCGCTACGACAACGGCTATATCTCCCTCCACGGGACGGATCCGCGGGGCATCATCGACAACGAGAACAACGGCCTCATCTACACGTGCCGCGGCGGCTTCATCGATTTGGCGCACGTGCGCGACAATGCCGACAACACGCTGTCGCTCACAGCGTCCATCGCCCGCTCGCTGGAGACGGGCGGTACCGTCGACGTGCCGCCGCAAGGCGCGGCCATGCGGGTGCGCCTGCGTGCGGTGTCGACCGCGGGGGTTGCGAAGTACGGCCGTATTCCGCTCGCGACAGCCCTGGCCCAGTGGGTGGCGTACCAGTTCTCGATCTGGCACGAGATCGCGACCTTCTACGGCTACGCGTCGTTGGCGGAGTGGCCCGAGAAGATCTCGGCCTTCTCCCCGGAAGATCTGTACTCCAACCAGATCGGGGAACGACTGGCAGGCGGCATCATCCTGTCAAAGGAGGTGCACAACGACGTCGACTACGGATTGAGCATGGACGCCTGGATCACGCGCATGCTGGAGCGGCTCGGGGCGGTGTCGCTGGCCGACTCGCGGGCAGCCATGCGGGCGGTCGACGGCGCCTGGTGGGACTCCGAGAAGCGGATCCCGGACTGGACCCTGGTGACACGGCGCCAGTTCGAGACCGACCCCTTCCTGCGGCCGTGGCGGCTCGAGGATGCGCACCCCGGCACGAAGGGAGCTGTGATGCCGCTCGGGCGGTGCCGCGACGCTGAGCCCGCCCTCGTACTGCATGTCGTCGACGGCTTCGCCGGGGCCCTGTTTCGCGACTATGCCACGGTGGAGTTCGACGTGGACGATTCACTGGTCGCGGCCGGCTTTCCGTTGCCGCGCCCCGGCAGCCGTCGCGTCAATCAGGAGGACTTTCCGTTCATCATCCAGAAGATCCGCGATGCGAATGCGGAGACATTTGGACCGGGCGCCGACGCGCCCTGAGAGAGGGAGGTGCCTATGAGACGATTCGTACCGTGCGCGGTGACGGTCGTGGCGATGCTGGTCCTGGCGGCCGGTGCGCGGGCCATCGACACGAAGACGGCGCTGGACAAGCTCGGGTTTCCGGCCGACACCCAGTCGCAGGTGCTCGCCGGGGAGTTCGTCGAGACCGC
Encoded proteins:
- a CDS encoding SulP family inorganic anion transporter, with the protein product MSTPTPSSLPRPAWIVRWIPAVSWLSSYQREWLRFDLVAGLTTAAVVIPKAMAYAAIAGLPLEVGLYTSLIPLVVYAVMGTSRPLSVTTSSTIAIMAVSILGQVTSGAGPAALLSASATLSLLVGAFLLLAGLFRLGAVANLISEPVLTGFKAGVGLVIILDQLPKLLGIHITKAGFFQDIWSIVMHLPHTSIPTLILGVVMLALMLGLEHFTPKVPAALVTVAVGIAASAFFGLDKAGVSVVGTLQGGLPSFALPDFSLLQQLWPAALGIALMSFVESAAAGRAFLHKGESAPNADGELVATGMANLAGSFFHIMPAGGGTTQTAVNDGAGARSQLAGVVTAAVVMATLLFLAPLFAKMPHATLAAVVIVASIGLCSPAQFLAIRRIRYMEYRWALVAVIGVVLLGTLQGVLVAVLVSMVSLIHHANLYPLHVLARKPGTNVFRPRTPEHPEDETFPGLLLLRPEGLIYFGNVARLAQQMIELRVAAAPKVVVLDLGAVANLEFTALKMLIDAEEKLRNEGIMLWLVALNPEVLKVVQHSGLGERLGRERMFFTLEQAVENYQKGSAARPHGAQ
- a CDS encoding DUF4056 domain-containing protein, which translates into the protein MEDDVKPSSYWLRAACCILLAYCVAACQKERWEVGKNLRARDVAVAAALGDTGQASSADLAATDIPAIPYPQALRPCCAFGADLKVAVGRVPVPGVEIGNLVGPQDVGPHRYDNGYISLHGTDPRGIIDNENNGLIYTCRGGFIDLAHVRDNADNTLSLTASIARSLETGGTVDVPPQGAAMRVRLRAVSTAGVAKYGRIPLATALAQWVAYQFSIWHEIATFYGYASLAEWPEKISAFSPEDLYSNQIGERLAGGIILSKEVHNDVDYGLSMDAWITRMLERLGAVSLADSRAAMRAVDGAWWDSEKRIPDWTLVTRRQFETDPFLRPWRLEDAHPGTKGAVMPLGRCRDAEPALVLHVVDGFAGALFRDYATVEFDVDDSLVAAGFPLPRPGSRRVNQEDFPFIIQKIRDANAETFGPGADAP